The following proteins are encoded in a genomic region of Liolophura sinensis isolate JHLJ2023 chromosome 5, CUHK_Ljap_v2, whole genome shotgun sequence:
- the LOC135466027 gene encoding urease accessory protein UreG-like codes for METSENNCNFIKGGHLAEGVSQEGHSHDHSHSHGHEHGHTHDVLDNPGSYLDRDKPLYRQDFKQRAFTVGIGGPVGSGKTALVLSLCKHLRDSVGLCVVTNDIFTREDWEFLVRNKALPSERMRAVETGGCPHAAIREDYSLNMEEIRSLTKQFSPQIVIIESGGDNLAANYSRELADYIIYVIDVAGGDKVPRKGGPGITQSDLLVINKTDLAEAVGADLKVMDRDAKLMRQEGPTIFSQAKHMVGIPEIAEHILKAYRMAVPNS; via the exons ATGGAAACCTCAGAAAACAACTGCAATTTTATCAAAG gAGGGCATCTGGCCGAAGGTGTGTCACAAGAAGGTCACAGTCACGACCACAGTCACAGTCATGGACACGAACACGGTCACACACACGATGTACTCGACAATCCTGGCTCGTACCTTGACAGAGATAAGCCATTATACAGACAAGATTTTAAACAG cgGGCTTTCACAGTAGGAATCGGAGGTCCCGTGGGTTCGGGGAAAACTGCCTTGGTCCTGTCTCTGTGTAAACACTTACGCGACTCCGTCGGTTTATGTGTGGTAACAAATGATATCTTCACGAG AGAAGACTGGGAATTTCTGGTCCGAAATAAGGCCTTACCATCTGAGCGCATGCGTGCCGTAGAAACCGGCGGATGCCCACATGCCGCCATTCGAGAG GATTATTCGTTGAACATGGAGGAAATCCGAAGTCTGACAAAGCAGTTCAGCCCGCAGATTGTAATAATCGAATCAGGGGGAGACAACCTTGCTGCCAATTACAGCCGAGAGCTGGCCGATTACatcatttatgttattgatGTTGCAG GCGGAGACAAAGTTCCTCGGAAGGGTGGCCCGGGGATAACACAAAGCGATCTTTTAGTGATAAATAAGACAGACCTGGCCGAGGCTGTGGGAGCGGACTTAAAG GTGATGGATCGAGATGCCAAACTAATGCGTCAGGAAGGACCCACCATCTTCTCACAAGCCAAGCACATGGTCGGGATTCCGGAGATTGCCGAACACATCTTGAAGGCTTACCGAATGGCCGTGCCCAATTCATAG
- the LOC135465883 gene encoding LOW QUALITY PROTEIN: urease subunit alpha-like (The sequence of the model RefSeq protein was modified relative to this genomic sequence to represent the inferred CDS: substituted 1 base at 1 genomic stop codon), translated as MKLSPRELESLLVHQAGALAQRRLARGVRLNHPEAVALIASQLQELVRDGTNSVSDLMDKGRSFLGYRQVMPGVEDMIPEVQIEATFPDGTKLVTVHRPINLQHGDLELALYGSFLPVPSHEIFDEAAEVNMYSWWLLHPIYXQDMNIVLQTQKQEAANSGSADATLDIIPGEVIPKKGLPIQLNKGRTAKSLPVTSLCDRPIQVGSHFHFLETNRFLRFDRAASYGMRLNVPAGTAVRFEPGETKVVSLVEISGNKIVRGGNGLCDGKVDLKKVKQIVDKAVKMGFRHVPEVRLGDTSLIIEVEKDCTVYGDECKFGGGKGLVVGACTEAIAGEGQLLTAGALDCHVHFICPQLCREAIASGITTMYGGGTGPATGTNATTCSPGPNHIRHMLQSTDAFPLNFGFTGKGNSSKSDSLAVDLEDQIVAGAAGLKLHEDWGTTPSAIDACLRVAEKYDIQTLIHTDTLNESACVEHSIDAFKGRTIHTYHSEGAGGGHAPDIMKVCGEANVLPSSTNPTRPYTKNTIDEHLDMLMVCHHLDKNLPEDVAFAESRIRAETIAAEDILHDIGAISMMASDSQAMGRIGEVVTRTWQTADKMKRFRGALPEEEGNNDNLRVRRYIAKYTINPAITHGMAHVIGSVEIGKLADLVLWKPAFFGAKPEMIIKGGQIAWAQMGMPNASIPTPEPVKQRKMFGAYGKAIGNHSVAFVSEISIKKGVASQYGLSKKLEPVKGCRGLNKKSMILNDCLPQIKIDPGSYKVTIKKTEDDDEEQLTCPPANRLALAQRYFMF; from the exons ATGAAGCTGTCTCCACGGGAACTTGAGAGCCTGTTGGTGCACCAGGCGGGAGCCCTGGCCCAGAGGAGACTAGCCCGCGGGGTGAGGCTGAACCACCCAGAGGCTGTGGCACTGATTGCCTCACAG CTACAGGAATTGGTACGCGATGGGACAAATTCCGTTTCAGACCTTATGGACAAAGGCAGATCGTTCTTGG GTTACCGTCAAGTCATGCCCGGGGTAGAGGATATGATACCTGAAGTTCAGATCGAGGCTACATTCCCTGACGGCACGAAATTG GTAACAGTTCATCGACCAATCAACCTTCAGCATGGAGACCTTGAATTGGCCTTGTACGGTAGTTTCCTACCAGTACCAAGTCACGAAATTTTTGATGAAGCCGCCGAGGTAAATATGTATTCATGGTGGTTATTGCATCCCATCT ACTGACAGGACATGAACATCGTGTTACAGACTCAGAAACAGGAGGCAGCCAACAGCGGGAGTGCGGACGCCACCCTGGATATTATTCCCGGGGAAGTAATCCCCAAGAAAGGCCTTCCAATCCAGCTCAACAAGGGCCGGACGGCCAAATCCCTACCAGTAACCAGTCTTTGTGACCGACCAATACAG GTGGGCAGCCATTTCCATTTCCTGGAAACCAATCGATTCCTGAGGTTCGATAGGGCAGCGTCCTATGGAATGAGACTG AATGTGCCGGCTGGTACCGCTGTGAGGTTCGAGCCAGGGGAGACGAAAGTTGTGAGCTTGGTGGAAATATCAGGGAACAA AATTGTACGAGGTGGCAATGGCCTGTGTGATGGAAAAGTCGATCTCAAGAAAGTCAAACAAATTGTGGACAAAGCCGTCAAGATGGGCTTCCGTCATGTTCCTGAG GTGCGGCTGGGTGATACATCATTGATCATAGAAGTGGAGAAAGACTGCACTGTGTACGGAGATGAATGTAAATTCGGCGGTGGAAAG GGGTTGGTGGTGGGAGCCTGCACTGAGGCTATTGCCGGAGAGGGTCAGTTGTTGACGGCCGGGGCCCTGGACTGTCACGTCCACTTCATCTGCCCTCAGCTCTGCAGGGAGGCCATTGCTTCCGGGATAACAACTATGTATGGTGGGGGCACTGGACCCGCTACGGGAACCAATGCGACCACGTGCTCGCCCGGACCCAATCATATTCG TCACATGCTGCAAAGTACCGACGCCTTTCCGCTTAACTTTGGATTTACCGGAAAAGGAAACTCTTCTAAATCGGACAGTTTGGCCGTCGACCTTGAGGACCAGATCGTTGCCGGGGCAGCTGG gTTGAAGCTTCACGAAGACTGGGGGACGACACCTTCTGCCATTGATGCTTGCCTCCGAGTGGCCGAAAAATATGACATACAG ACTCTCATTCACACCGACACCTTGAATGAAAGCGCATGCGTCGAACATTCCATTGATGCTTTTAAGGGGCGGACAATCCATACTTACCACTCAGAGGGCGCTGGTGGTGGTCACGCGCCTGACATCATGAAAGTGTGTGGAGAGGCTAACGTCTTACCGTCGTCTACAAATCCCACCCGACCATACACGAAAAACACTATCGATGAGCATCTGGACATGTTGATGGTGTGTCATCATCTGGACAA aaaccTCCCGGAGGACGTCGCTTTTGCCGAGTCCCGTATCCGAGCGGAGACGATTGCTGCCGAGGACATTCTCCACGATATAGGGGCTATCAGCATGATGGCTTCGGATTCACAG GCAATGGGCAGAATTGGTGAGGTTGTAACGCGGACCTGGCAGACAGCAGACAAGATGAAACGGTTCAGAGGAGCTCTTCCGGAGGAGGAG GGTAACAACGACAACCTTCGAGTAAGACGGTACATTGCGAAATACACGATTAACCCAGCTATTACTCACGGTATGGCTCATGTGATCGGATCTGTGGAG ATAGGGAAGCTTGCCGATTTGGTACTCTGGAAGCCTGCCTTCTTCGGCGCCAAGCCTGAGATGATCATCAAAGGAGGACAAATAGCCTGGGCACAGATGG GTATGCCAAACGCTTCCATCCCAACACCAGAACCGGTTAAGCAGCGGAAAATGTTTGGTGCTTATGGAAAAGCAATTGGAAATCACTCAGTGGCTTTTGTGTCTGAG ATTTCCATAAAGAAGGGCGTCGCTAGCCAGTATGGCTTAAGCAAAAAGTTGGAACCAGTTAAGGGTTGTCGCGGACTGAACAAGAAAAGCATGATTTTAAATGACTGTTTACCGCAAATCAAAA TTGATCCAGGCTCCTACAAGGTAACCATTAAAAAAACCGAAGACGACGACGAAGAGCAACTAACGTGCCCTCCGGCTAACCGACTCGCGCTTGCGCAGAGATACTTCATGTTTTAA